A stretch of the Glutamicibacter sp. JL.03c genome encodes the following:
- a CDS encoding RelA/SpoT family protein has translation MANTPNLNNSKRRSISRLVRFAGRGNTPSTSPTLEPLLRTVKSKHPRADLDLLVHAYEVAEKYHDGQKRKSGDPYITHPVAVATILAEMGMTGAILAAALLHDTVEDTEYSLESVKKEFSEEIAMLVDGVTKLDKVTYGEAAPAETVRKMVVAMSRDIRVLLIKLADRLHNARTWRYVSAESSSRKAKETLEIFAPLAHRLGMNTVKWELEDLSFAALHPKVYQEIVRMVGDRTPEREKYLSSIRQTLSGDLGNVDIHATVSGRPKHYYSIYQKMIVRGKDFDDIHDLMGVRILVDTVKDCYGALGVVHAEWNPLPNRFKDYIAIPKLNLYQSLHTTVMGPEGKPVEIQIRTHDMHVRAEYGVAAHFQYKHGQNANSMLSPEQNMDWLRSLMEWQADTTDSEEFLDGLRYTISSAEVYVFTPKGDIMSLPVGATPVDFAYAIHTDVGHRTIGSRVNGKLVPLHTELKQGDVVEVFTSKAEGAGPSQDWQNFVKSPRAKAKIRGYFSKERREEAIEKGKELLTKELRRNHLPLQKLMTHDLLAAVANELHHTDISALYQSVGDGHTSAQNVIEHLTALIGPPEAEQVDEEAVVRPNAPSPTTGNDAGVIVEGVGDVLVKLARCCTPVPPDEIQGFVTRGAGVSVHRSDCLNLTQLSNEPDRLVNVTWAAKHHGVFLVEIQVEALDRKSLLSDVTRILSESHLNILSATVQTSKDRVALSRFSFEMGDPKFLSHVLNQVRRIDGVYDVYRTTAGSRR, from the coding sequence ATGGCCAATACGCCAAACCTGAACAATTCGAAACGACGCTCAATTTCCCGTTTAGTGCGTTTTGCTGGTCGCGGGAATACCCCGAGCACCTCGCCGACACTTGAGCCGTTGCTTCGCACCGTCAAGTCCAAGCATCCGCGCGCGGATTTGGATTTGCTCGTGCACGCCTACGAAGTGGCTGAAAAGTACCATGATGGCCAAAAGCGCAAGAGCGGTGATCCATACATCACGCACCCCGTCGCCGTGGCCACCATTTTGGCAGAGATGGGAATGACCGGCGCGATTCTCGCCGCAGCGCTGTTGCACGACACGGTTGAAGATACCGAGTACTCGCTTGAATCGGTCAAGAAAGAATTCTCGGAAGAAATCGCCATGCTCGTTGATGGCGTGACCAAGCTCGACAAAGTCACCTACGGCGAAGCCGCCCCAGCTGAAACCGTGCGCAAGATGGTTGTCGCAATGTCTCGTGACATTCGAGTCCTGCTCATCAAGCTTGCTGACCGCCTCCACAACGCCCGCACCTGGCGCTACGTTTCCGCGGAGTCTTCATCGCGCAAGGCCAAAGAGACGCTCGAAATCTTTGCCCCACTGGCTCATCGCCTCGGCATGAATACCGTGAAGTGGGAACTCGAGGATCTTTCCTTCGCAGCCTTGCACCCAAAGGTCTACCAAGAGATTGTCCGCATGGTGGGGGATCGCACCCCTGAACGCGAAAAGTACCTGTCGTCCATCCGCCAGACGTTGTCCGGCGACCTCGGAAACGTCGATATCCACGCCACCGTTTCCGGGCGCCCCAAGCACTACTACTCGATTTATCAGAAGATGATTGTTCGAGGCAAAGACTTCGACGACATCCATGACTTGATGGGTGTGCGCATCCTGGTCGACACAGTCAAAGATTGTTATGGCGCGCTGGGCGTCGTCCACGCTGAATGGAACCCGCTGCCTAACCGCTTCAAGGACTACATCGCGATCCCGAAGCTCAACCTCTACCAGTCCCTGCACACCACGGTGATGGGGCCCGAGGGCAAGCCGGTAGAAATCCAGATCCGCACCCATGATATGCACGTTCGTGCCGAGTACGGTGTGGCCGCGCACTTCCAGTACAAGCACGGCCAAAACGCCAACTCCATGCTCTCGCCAGAGCAGAACATGGACTGGCTGCGTTCACTGATGGAGTGGCAGGCGGATACCACCGACTCCGAAGAGTTCCTCGATGGCCTGCGGTATACGATCAGCTCGGCCGAGGTCTATGTCTTCACTCCAAAAGGCGACATCATGTCGCTGCCGGTGGGCGCAACACCTGTCGATTTTGCCTACGCGATCCACACCGATGTTGGCCACCGCACTATTGGCAGCCGCGTCAACGGCAAGCTCGTGCCACTGCATACCGAGCTCAAACAGGGCGATGTCGTTGAGGTGTTCACCTCGAAGGCCGAAGGCGCAGGGCCATCCCAGGACTGGCAGAACTTCGTCAAGTCGCCGAGGGCCAAAGCAAAGATCCGCGGCTACTTCTCCAAGGAACGCCGCGAAGAAGCCATCGAAAAGGGCAAGGAGCTCCTCACCAAGGAGCTTCGACGCAATCACCTTCCGCTGCAGAAGCTGATGACCCACGACCTGCTCGCTGCCGTGGCCAATGAGCTGCATCATACGGATATCTCCGCCTTGTACCAGTCGGTTGGCGACGGGCATACCAGCGCGCAGAATGTCATCGAGCACCTGACGGCCCTCATTGGCCCTCCAGAGGCCGAACAGGTCGATGAGGAAGCCGTAGTCCGCCCGAACGCTCCGAGCCCCACTACGGGCAATGACGCGGGTGTGATTGTCGAAGGTGTTGGCGACGTCCTGGTGAAGCTGGCTCGGTGTTGCACCCCGGTGCCACCCGATGAGATCCAGGGCTTTGTCACTCGAGGTGCTGGTGTCTCGGTGCACCGCTCAGATTGCCTGAACCTCACGCAGCTTTCCAATGAGCCTGACCGCCTGGTCAATGTCACCTGGGCCGCCAAGCATCATGGCGTATTCCTCGTGGAGATCCAGGTTGAAGCGCTGGACCGCAAATCGCTGCTTTCCGATGTCACCCGGATCCTGTCCGAGAGCCACTTGAATATTCTTTCGGCCACGGTGCAGACCAGCAAGGACCGCGTGGCGCTCTCGCGCTTCTCCTTCGAAATGGGCGATCCGAAATTCCTGAGCCACGTGCTCAATCAGGTGCGCCGCATCGATGGCGTGTACGACGTGTACCGCACTACTGCCGGTTCACGCCGTTAA
- the secF gene encoding protein translocase subunit SecF, which yields MNKLVTWGNELYTGKRSYPFTSKHRLWFAIAGVLVILSILVPVVKGGFNLGIDFRGGSEFTVSDVKSTNIKIGEDAVTSVASGAEATVTNIAPNTMRVQTERLSDDETLAIAASLADGYQVSSDEVTSNFIGPTWGQDVSRQALLGLCAFVVLVGLLMAAYFRTWKMSLAAIVGLLVVIIVTAGIYSITGFEITPSAIIGFLTILSYSLYDTVVVFDKIRENTKDFTKQSKRTFEQLVNLAVNQTLVRSINTSVVAVLPVASILFIGSYMLGAGTLKDLSLALFVGIIISALSTLFVQAPMYQWLRRNDSDVVEHTKKMGVA from the coding sequence ATGAATAAGCTAGTGACTTGGGGCAACGAGCTCTACACCGGCAAGCGTTCCTACCCGTTCACCTCCAAGCACCGTCTGTGGTTTGCCATCGCAGGCGTGCTGGTGATCCTGTCGATCCTCGTACCAGTGGTCAAGGGCGGCTTCAACCTGGGCATCGACTTCCGCGGCGGTTCGGAATTCACCGTCTCGGACGTCAAGAGCACCAACATCAAAATTGGTGAAGATGCAGTGACCTCGGTGGCTTCGGGCGCCGAGGCAACCGTCACCAACATCGCTCCGAACACCATGCGTGTCCAGACAGAGCGCTTGAGCGACGACGAGACCCTGGCCATCGCAGCCTCGCTGGCTGATGGATACCAGGTATCGAGCGACGAAGTTACGAGCAACTTCATCGGCCCTACGTGGGGCCAGGACGTTTCCCGCCAGGCGCTGCTGGGCTTGTGCGCGTTCGTCGTTCTGGTTGGTTTGCTGATGGCCGCCTACTTCCGCACCTGGAAGATGTCGTTGGCTGCCATCGTCGGCCTGCTGGTCGTGATCATCGTGACCGCCGGTATCTACTCGATTACCGGTTTCGAAATCACTCCAAGTGCCATCATTGGCTTCCTGACGATTCTGAGTTATTCACTCTACGACACCGTCGTGGTCTTCGATAAGATTCGTGAAAACACTAAGGACTTCACCAAGCAGTCGAAGCGCACCTTTGAACAGTTGGTGAACCTCGCGGTCAACCAGACCCTGGTCCGCTCGATCAACACCTCAGTGGTCGCCGTGCTGCCGGTAGCATCGATTCTCTTCATCGGTTCCTACATGCTCGGTGCCGGTACGCTCAAGGATCTTTCCCTGGCCCTGTTCGTCGGCATTATCATCTCGGCATTGTCCACCCTGTTCGTTCAAGCGCCGATGTACCAATGGTTGCGCCGCAACGATTCGGACGTCGTTGAACACACGAAGAAAATGGGAGTAGCGTAG
- a CDS encoding DUF349 domain-containing protein — protein MTSSQQSDDSQKTPLPQAQKPAAKPVVAPSVAHTTPLDEAAKFARVTEDGHVFVIIDGAEFPVGQYPDASQEEALGYFVRKYDDALSQLMLLEQRVVAKAPAGELGKAVQALSATVAERHMVGDIPALETRLENARVAVESLNAEQRKAHDEARAEQLAARESIVEQAEAMAAKRPEQIQWKTASASMNELFEQWKASQRSSVRLPRATEDALWKRFRAARTTFDRHRRAYFSQLDSTNASAKAVKEELIARAEALQSSTDWAATAAEYRKLMDEWKKSRRASRKDDDQLWSRFRAAQDVFFQARAAENAKIDEEYAQNLVVKEALLEEARALLPIKDLATAKAKLDSIRDRWEAAGKVPRNDLQRIESALRQVEDAVKGAEDEQWRRSNPETKARSNSMLSQLQDTIAALEDDLAAAQAKGNAKQIAAAQEALDARRMWLNTLEKSAADFQ, from the coding sequence GTGACCAGCAGTCAGCAATCCGACGACAGCCAGAAGACCCCTTTGCCGCAGGCGCAGAAGCCTGCCGCAAAACCGGTTGTAGCGCCCAGCGTCGCACACACCACTCCCCTCGATGAAGCGGCAAAATTCGCCCGTGTCACCGAGGACGGCCATGTCTTCGTGATTATCGATGGCGCCGAATTCCCAGTGGGCCAGTACCCAGATGCCTCGCAGGAAGAAGCCCTGGGCTACTTCGTGCGCAAATATGACGATGCGCTCTCGCAGCTGATGCTGCTCGAGCAGCGTGTCGTGGCCAAGGCTCCGGCTGGCGAACTGGGCAAGGCCGTCCAGGCACTGTCGGCCACCGTCGCAGAGCGACACATGGTCGGCGACATCCCGGCCCTGGAAACCCGTCTTGAAAATGCCCGCGTTGCCGTCGAGAGCCTGAACGCCGAACAGCGCAAGGCCCACGATGAGGCCCGTGCCGAACAACTGGCCGCTCGCGAATCGATCGTCGAGCAGGCCGAGGCCATGGCGGCCAAGCGCCCCGAGCAGATCCAGTGGAAGACCGCTTCGGCTTCCATGAATGAGCTGTTCGAGCAGTGGAAGGCCTCCCAGCGTTCCTCGGTTCGCCTGCCACGTGCCACCGAAGACGCACTGTGGAAGCGGTTCCGCGCCGCTCGCACCACCTTCGACCGCCATCGCCGCGCCTACTTCTCGCAGCTTGATTCGACCAATGCATCGGCCAAAGCCGTGAAGGAAGAATTGATCGCTCGTGCCGAAGCGCTGCAGAGCTCCACGGACTGGGCCGCTACCGCTGCCGAGTACCGCAAGCTCATGGACGAATGGAAGAAGTCGCGCCGCGCTTCGCGCAAGGATGACGACCAGCTCTGGAGCCGTTTCCGCGCGGCCCAGGATGTCTTCTTCCAGGCACGTGCCGCGGAGAACGCCAAGATCGACGAGGAATACGCGCAGAACCTTGTCGTGAAGGAGGCCTTGCTCGAGGAGGCCCGCGCTCTGCTGCCGATCAAGGATCTTGCCACGGCCAAGGCCAAGCTGGATTCCATCCGCGATCGCTGGGAAGCTGCCGGCAAGGTGCCGCGCAACGACTTGCAGCGCATCGAATCGGCACTGCGCCAGGTCGAAGACGCGGTCAAGGGCGCGGAAGACGAGCAGTGGCGCCGGTCCAACCCGGAGACCAAGGCTCGTTCGAACTCGATGCTCAGCCAGCTGCAGGACACGATCGCAGCGTTGGAAGATGACCTTGCAGCAGCCCAGGCCAAGGGCAATGCGAAGCAGATCGCAGCTGCCCAGGAGGCTCTGGATGCACGCCGCATGTGGCTGAACACCCTGGAAAAGTCGGCAGCCGACTTCCAGTAA
- the secD gene encoding protein translocase subunit SecD — protein MSSIRPVKQARKALLWLLIVFIIATGVLVAGAATGKTGWGPKLALDLEGGTEMILAPRVQGDQEINQEQLDQAVEIIRQRVDGSGVSEAEITTQSGRNVVVSMPGTPDQATRDLIQASAAMEFRPVLVSGSYEATPKDQRTAKADLPKPNGEPKNASDTNWVTADLYQKFEAFDCTNDEDKKSSEDADPAKPMISCDAKVGVKYILGPQEIPGDQISDAYAQLARGVNGSVTGEWVVVIEFNQQGTKTFADTTQRLVALQGAQNQFAIVLDGQIISAPTTNAVVSDGRPQIQGGFTQETSQALAEQLKYGALPISFDIQSERQVSATLGADQLTAGLIAGIIGLGLVFVYSLFQYRALGIVTIASLLVSGVLTYLALVLLGWGMNYRLSLAGVAGLIVAIGLIADSFIVYFERVRDELREGRPLASAVDIGWGRAKRTILASKAVNVLAAVVLYIVAVGNVRGFAFTLGLTAIIDLVVVYGLTHPTLVLLARTKFFADGHRFSGLDPSLLGVEPLYKGAGQIRRFGENVEANRGKKNAKASGEAAKRMTIAERRRAEAAQSRQRGAAETNAQEENNE, from the coding sequence ATGTCATCAATCAGACCTGTAAAGCAGGCGCGCAAGGCGTTGCTGTGGTTGCTGATCGTCTTCATCATCGCAACCGGCGTGCTGGTGGCTGGTGCAGCGACCGGTAAAACCGGGTGGGGACCAAAGCTGGCCCTCGACCTTGAAGGCGGCACCGAGATGATTCTGGCCCCACGGGTCCAGGGTGATCAGGAAATTAACCAGGAACAACTGGACCAGGCGGTAGAAATCATTCGCCAGCGCGTGGATGGCTCCGGCGTATCCGAAGCTGAAATCACAACGCAGTCCGGACGCAACGTGGTTGTTTCCATGCCCGGTACTCCGGACCAGGCCACCCGCGACCTGATCCAGGCCTCAGCTGCCATGGAATTCCGTCCGGTACTCGTTTCGGGTTCTTATGAAGCGACTCCCAAGGACCAGCGAACTGCCAAGGCTGATCTTCCCAAGCCAAACGGTGAGCCGAAGAACGCTTCGGACACGAATTGGGTGACCGCAGATCTTTACCAGAAATTCGAAGCCTTCGACTGCACCAATGACGAAGACAAGAAGAGCAGTGAAGACGCTGATCCAGCGAAGCCCATGATCTCCTGCGATGCGAAGGTGGGCGTCAAGTACATCCTTGGGCCTCAGGAAATTCCGGGCGACCAGATCTCTGACGCCTACGCGCAGCTGGCCCGTGGAGTTAACGGTTCGGTCACTGGCGAGTGGGTTGTTGTCATCGAATTCAACCAGCAGGGCACCAAAACCTTTGCTGACACCACCCAGCGCCTTGTGGCCCTACAGGGAGCGCAGAACCAGTTCGCCATTGTGCTTGACGGTCAGATTATTTCTGCGCCTACTACCAATGCTGTAGTATCTGACGGCCGCCCGCAAATTCAGGGTGGCTTCACTCAGGAAACCTCGCAGGCACTGGCTGAACAGCTGAAATACGGCGCCTTGCCGATCAGCTTCGATATCCAGTCTGAGCGCCAGGTTTCAGCAACGCTCGGCGCTGACCAGCTGACTGCCGGTTTGATTGCCGGCATTATCGGCTTGGGCTTGGTGTTCGTGTACTCGCTGTTCCAGTACCGTGCACTGGGCATCGTGACCATTGCTTCGCTGCTCGTCTCCGGTGTCTTGACCTACCTTGCGTTGGTCTTGCTCGGTTGGGGCATGAACTATCGACTTTCCTTGGCCGGTGTCGCCGGTCTGATTGTGGCTATCGGCCTGATTGCCGACTCGTTCATCGTGTACTTCGAACGTGTCCGAGACGAATTGCGTGAAGGCCGACCATTGGCCAGCGCAGTCGACATCGGCTGGGGCCGTGCCAAGCGCACCATCCTGGCGTCAAAGGCCGTGAACGTCCTAGCTGCAGTGGTGCTGTACATCGTCGCCGTGGGTAACGTGCGTGGCTTCGCCTTCACCTTGGGCTTGACCGCAATCATCGACCTTGTCGTGGTGTACGGTCTGACGCACCCAACGCTGGTCCTGCTGGCTCGAACCAAGTTCTTTGCCGACGGACACCGCTTCTCCGGTTTGGACCCATCGCTTTTGGGCGTCGAGCCACTGTACAAGGGCGCCGGCCAGATCCGTCGCTTCGGCGAAAACGTGGAAGCGAATCGAGGCAAGAAGAATGCCAAGGCTTCAGGCGAGGCAGCCAAGCGCATGACTATTGCCGAGCGTCGCCGCGCAGAGGCAGCTCAGTCGAGGCAGCGCGGCGCTGCAGAGACGAACGCTCAGGAGGAGAACAATGAATAA
- the yajC gene encoding preprotein translocase subunit YajC: MNSLVIAQAAGGGGFNPSLILMVALFAVLIFMMFRGRKKQAAQQEKLKNNTVPGAKVMTNSGIFGTVVGVDAEDRVQVEVANGVVLTLHRQAISTFLDDQPAAAAAQQPAESSDVAETPDESLRRLNDEGKDERNS; encoded by the coding sequence GTGAATTCCCTCGTAATCGCTCAGGCCGCCGGCGGCGGTGGCTTCAACCCTTCGCTCATCTTGATGGTGGCCTTGTTCGCAGTGCTGATCTTCATGATGTTCCGTGGCCGCAAGAAGCAGGCCGCACAGCAGGAGAAGCTGAAGAACAACACCGTGCCAGGCGCCAAGGTGATGACCAACTCGGGCATCTTCGGCACCGTGGTGGGCGTTGACGCCGAGGACCGCGTACAGGTAGAGGTCGCTAACGGCGTTGTACTGACCCTGCATCGCCAAGCAATTTCCACGTTCCTGGATGACCAGCCAGCGGCTGCGGCAGCACAGCAGCCAGCCGAGTCCAGCGATGTTGCTGAAACCCCAGACGAGTCCCTGCGTCGCCTCAACGACGAGGGCAAGGACGAGCGCAACTCCTAA
- the ruvB gene encoding Holliday junction branch migration DNA helicase RuvB has translation MNDSTGLTNAGSEPEERVLEAALRPRNLDDFVGQSRVRQQLSLVLEAAKIRERTADHVLLSGPPGLGKTTLSMIIAAEMNAPLRISSGPAIQHAGDLAAILSSLTEGEVLFLDEIHRMSRPAEEMLYMAMEDFRVDIVVGKGAGATAIPLELPPFTLVGATTRAGLLPGPLRDRFGFTGHLEFYAVKELELVLRRSAMMLDLSVTSAAFTEIAGRSRGTPRIANRLLRRVRDWALVHKLEEIDHKAAAAALDMYEVDARGLDRLDRGVLEALCTKFGGGPVGLSTLAIAVGEETETVETVAEPYLVREGLMGRTPRGRIAMPGAWEHLGLAMPKDAIFASAQSYESDED, from the coding sequence ATGAATGATTCCACTGGGCTGACCAATGCCGGCAGCGAACCTGAGGAGCGGGTTCTAGAGGCGGCCTTGCGCCCCCGCAACCTCGACGACTTCGTCGGGCAGTCGCGCGTCAGGCAGCAACTCTCGCTAGTGCTCGAAGCCGCCAAAATCCGTGAACGCACCGCAGATCACGTGCTGCTATCGGGGCCTCCGGGCCTCGGCAAAACCACGCTTTCGATGATTATCGCCGCGGAAATGAACGCGCCATTGCGCATTTCCTCGGGCCCTGCCATTCAGCATGCCGGCGATCTTGCCGCCATTCTTTCCTCATTGACCGAGGGCGAAGTCCTCTTCTTGGACGAGATCCATCGAATGTCGCGCCCCGCCGAAGAAATGCTGTACATGGCGATGGAAGATTTCCGCGTTGATATTGTTGTCGGCAAGGGCGCCGGTGCGACAGCGATTCCCCTGGAACTGCCACCCTTTACCCTAGTCGGCGCCACCACTCGCGCAGGCCTATTGCCCGGTCCGTTGCGCGACCGTTTCGGCTTCACCGGACACCTCGAATTCTATGCAGTCAAAGAGCTTGAACTGGTGCTGCGCCGCTCAGCGATGATGCTGGATCTCAGCGTCACTTCAGCGGCATTCACCGAGATCGCCGGCCGCTCACGGGGAACACCTCGTATTGCCAACCGTTTGCTGCGCCGCGTGCGCGACTGGGCGCTGGTGCATAAGCTCGAAGAAATCGACCACAAGGCAGCCGCTGCAGCACTGGATATGTATGAAGTGGACGCGCGAGGCCTAGACCGGTTGGACCGCGGAGTCCTGGAAGCCCTGTGCACGAAATTCGGCGGGGGACCGGTAGGACTGTCCACCCTGGCCATCGCCGTCGGCGAGGAAACAGAAACTGTTGAAACCGTTGCCGAACCGTATTTGGTCCGTGAAGGATTGATGGGCCGCACGCCGCGAGGGCGTATCGCAATGCCCGGCGCTTGGGAGCATCTAGGCCTGGCAATGCCCAAGGATGCGATTTTCGCCAGCGCGCAAAGCTATGAATCCGATGAGGATTAG
- the hisS gene encoding histidine--tRNA ligase, with product MARKASLSGFPEWLPAERAVEQHVLDTLRQVFELHGFANIETRAVETRAQLLRKGEIDKEVYGLSRLAAEDDKNDPNALALHFDLTVPFARYVVENAGHLAFPFRRYQMQKVWRGERPQDGRFREFTQADIDVVGDGTLPFSYDVELALTIADALSALPIGDFRLRVNNRKLAEGFYRGLGLDDPDAVLRAIDKLEKIGDEAVAKILVEEVGATREQADAALALAKIRTLDTSFVEQVRALGVTHELLDTGLDELSQVIDAASKRAPGKVMADLSIARGLDYYTGTVYETVLVGHESLGSICSGGRYESLASKGKKNYPGVGLSIGVTRLISRILAEEVVTASRSVPSVVYVTLATDESWHEAQDVASKLRERGVACEVAASAEKFGKQIKFADRRGIPFVWFTHADGTHEVKDIRSGEQVAADPQSWMPAAEDLKIAIS from the coding sequence ATGGCACGCAAGGCCTCACTATCAGGTTTCCCCGAATGGCTTCCCGCCGAACGGGCTGTCGAACAGCACGTGCTGGACACCTTGCGTCAGGTATTCGAGCTTCATGGATTCGCCAATATCGAGACCCGTGCCGTGGAAACCCGCGCGCAATTGCTGCGCAAGGGGGAAATCGACAAGGAAGTCTACGGGCTCTCCCGCCTAGCCGCCGAGGATGACAAGAACGATCCGAACGCCCTGGCACTGCACTTCGATCTGACGGTGCCCTTCGCACGCTACGTGGTGGAGAACGCCGGCCACCTCGCCTTCCCGTTCCGCCGCTACCAGATGCAGAAGGTCTGGCGCGGCGAACGCCCGCAGGATGGCCGTTTCCGCGAGTTCACCCAGGCGGACATCGACGTGGTGGGCGATGGCACCCTGCCGTTCAGCTACGACGTCGAATTGGCGCTGACCATTGCCGATGCCCTGTCCGCATTGCCGATCGGCGACTTCCGCCTGCGCGTGAACAACCGCAAGCTGGCCGAGGGCTTCTACCGTGGCTTGGGCCTTGATGACCCGGACGCGGTGCTGCGCGCTATCGACAAGCTGGAGAAGATCGGCGATGAAGCTGTCGCCAAGATCCTGGTTGAGGAAGTCGGCGCGACGCGCGAACAGGCCGATGCGGCCTTGGCGCTGGCGAAGATCCGCACCCTGGATACTTCCTTCGTCGAACAGGTCCGCGCCCTGGGTGTAACCCATGAACTGCTGGATACCGGCCTCGATGAGCTCTCCCAGGTGATCGATGCCGCCTCCAAGCGTGCTCCGGGCAAGGTCATGGCCGACCTGTCCATCGCCCGCGGCCTTGACTACTACACCGGCACCGTGTACGAAACCGTCCTGGTGGGCCATGAGTCCCTGGGATCCATCTGCTCCGGCGGCCGCTACGAATCGCTGGCCTCCAAGGGCAAGAAGAATTACCCGGGCGTGGGCTTGTCCATCGGGGTGACCCGACTGATTTCCCGCATCCTCGCCGAAGAGGTTGTCACCGCCAGCCGCAGCGTGCCATCGGTGGTATACGTCACGCTGGCCACTGACGAGTCCTGGCACGAAGCCCAGGATGTCGCGTCCAAGCTGCGCGAGCGAGGCGTCGCGTGCGAAGTGGCGGCCAGCGCGGAGAAGTTCGGCAAGCAGATCAAATTCGCTGATCGCCGGGGAATTCCATTTGTCTGGTTCACCCACGCCGATGGCACCCACGAGGTCAAGGACATCCGCTCCGGCGAGCAAGTTGCGGCCGATCCGCAGTCCTGGATGCCTGCGGCCGAAGACCTTAAGATCGCCATCAGCTAA
- the aspS gene encoding aspartate--tRNA ligase, whose product MLRTHQLGVLNAEHIGQQVTLTGWVARRRDHGGVAFLDLRDASGVAQVVVRDEEDFHPLRNEFVLQIVGTVERRPEGNENPNLPTGQIEVIADTVTVLNTAAPLPFQVDEHVEVGEEARLRHRYLDLRRPTPARNIRLRSEANRVARNLLHDQGYIEIETPTLTRSTPEGARDFVVPARLTPGSWYALPQSPQLFKQLLQVGGFEKYYQIARCYRDEDFRADRQPEFTQLDIEASFVEEDDIIELGEKLVTELWSLIDVQVPTPIRRMAYSEAMAKYGSDKPDLRFGLELTEMTEYFANTSFKVFQSEYVGAVVMPGGASQPRRTLDAWQEFAKQRGAKGLAYVLIKEDGELAGPVAKNLSDEEKAGLAAATGASAGDCIFFSAGKKNESRALLGSVRVEIGHRTGLIKEGDWAFVWIVDAPMFEAASDAVASGDVAVGAGAWTAVHHAFTSPKPEFMDTFDTDPGSALSYAYDIVCNGNEIGGGSIRIHQRDVQERVFKLMGVTQEQADTQFGFLLEGFKYGAPPHGGIALGWDRVLQLLTNSESIRDVIAFPKTGGGFDPLTQAPAPITPQQRKEAGIDFKPEKKKAEEAEAKAEAK is encoded by the coding sequence GTGCTACGCACTCATCAGCTGGGCGTCTTGAACGCCGAGCACATTGGACAGCAGGTCACCCTTACCGGATGGGTCGCCCGTCGCCGTGACCACGGTGGTGTCGCCTTCTTGGATTTGCGTGATGCCTCGGGCGTGGCCCAGGTTGTCGTGCGCGATGAAGAGGATTTCCACCCGCTGCGCAATGAGTTCGTGCTGCAGATCGTCGGCACCGTCGAGCGCCGCCCGGAAGGCAACGAGAACCCGAACCTGCCAACCGGCCAGATCGAGGTCATCGCGGACACCGTGACCGTGCTGAACACCGCCGCCCCGCTGCCTTTCCAGGTTGACGAGCATGTCGAGGTCGGCGAAGAGGCGCGCCTGCGCCACCGCTACCTGGATCTGCGTCGCCCCACCCCGGCACGCAACATCCGCCTGCGCTCGGAAGCCAACCGCGTGGCACGCAACCTGCTGCACGATCAGGGCTACATCGAGATCGAAACCCCTACCCTGACCCGTTCCACCCCGGAAGGCGCCCGCGACTTTGTCGTGCCGGCCCGCCTGACCCCGGGCAGCTGGTACGCGTTGCCGCAGTCCCCGCAGCTGTTCAAGCAGCTGCTTCAGGTGGGCGGTTTCGAGAAGTACTACCAGATCGCACGCTGCTACCGCGATGAGGACTTCCGCGCGGACCGCCAGCCGGAGTTCACCCAGCTGGACATCGAGGCTTCGTTCGTCGAGGAAGATGACATCATCGAGCTCGGCGAGAAGCTGGTCACCGAGCTGTGGAGCCTGATCGACGTGCAGGTCCCGACCCCGATCCGCCGCATGGCGTACTCGGAGGCCATGGCCAAGTACGGTTCGGACAAGCCGGATCTGCGCTTCGGCCTGGAGCTGACCGAGATGACGGAGTACTTCGCGAACACCTCCTTCAAGGTCTTCCAGTCCGAGTACGTCGGCGCCGTGGTCATGCCTGGGGGCGCCTCGCAGCCACGCCGCACCCTGGATGCCTGGCAGGAATTCGCCAAGCAGCGTGGTGCCAAGGGCCTGGCCTACGTATTGATCAAGGAAGATGGCGAGCTGGCCGGCCCGGTGGCCAAGAACCTTTCGGACGAGGAGAAGGCCGGTTTGGCCGCAGCCACCGGCGCATCTGCCGGCGACTGCATCTTCTTCTCGGCGGGCAAGAAGAACGAGTCCCGCGCCCTGCTCGGCTCGGTCCGTGTCGAGATCGGCCACCGCACCGGTTTGATCAAGGAAGGTGACTGGGCTTTCGTCTGGATCGTCGACGCGCCAATGTTCGAAGCTGCCTCCGATGCTGTGGCCTCGGGCGACGTGGCCGTGGGTGCCGGCGCCTGGACCGCTGTGCACCACGCCTTCACCAGCCCCAAGCCAGAGTTCATGGACACCTTCGACACCGATCCAGGTTCGGCGCTGTCCTACGCCTACGACATCGTATGCAACGGCAATGAAATTGGTGGCGGCTCGATCCGTATCCACCAGCGCGACGTTCAGGAACGCGTCTTCAAGCTCATGGGCGTCACCCAGGAGCAGGCCGACACGCAGTTCGGCTTCCTGCTCGAAGGGTTCAAGTACGGCGCCCCGCCGCATGGCGGCATCGCCCTGGGCTGGGACCGTGTCCTGCAGCTGCTGACCAACTCGGAGTCCATCCGAGACGTCATCGCCTTCCCTAAGACCGGTGGCGGTTTCGATCCGCTGACCCAGGCTCCTGCGCCAATCACCCCGCAGCAGCGCAAGGAAGCTGGCATCGACTTCAAGCCTGAGAAGAAGAAGGCCGAAGAGGCCGAAGCCAAGGCTGAAGCCAAGTAG